In the Mus pahari chromosome 19, PAHARI_EIJ_v1.1, whole genome shotgun sequence genome, one interval contains:
- the Cic gene encoding protein capicua homolog isoform X2, translating into MKPMKKACPGLAGSASGSKSPPATRAKALRRRGAGEGDKPEEEEEEEAQPQEQAGPEEAEEGEEEEAERDPGAEGPHPELQPNDPTPGLAEDSKGDGEAGRWEPSLSRKTATFKSRAPKKKYVEEHGTGNVGVVGAPEERERTPEDASALGVPPRPPTSTRSSSTDTASEHSADLEDEPPEACAPGPWPSTGTSEGYDLRQLRSQRVLARRGDGLFLPAVVRQVRRSQDLGVQFPGDRALTFYEGVPGGGVDVVLDVTPPPGALMVGTAVCTCVEPGVAAYREGVVVEVATKPAAYKVRLSPGPSSLAGPPGTLPQAQQPLHHREPEEAVWVTRSSLRLLRPPWEPRALLRKHPAGPEEEQAEPGPTLPPCPSSVEPKQPEDAEVSNISFGSNLGTHCEGGEEKHPPSLGTPVLLPLPPPQLLSPPPKSPAFGGPGRPSEQPSPCQEGSQGGSRSSSVASLEKGAAPAARARTPLTAAQQKYKKGDVVCTPNGIRKKFNGKQWRRLCSRDGCMKESQRRGYCSRHLSMRTKEMEGLADSGPGGTGRPAGVAAREGSTEFDWGDETSRDSEASSVAARGDSRPRLVAPADLSRFEFDECEAAVMLVSLGSSRSGTPSFSPVSTQSPFSPAPSPSPSPLFGFRPANFSPINASPVIQRTAVRSRHLSASTPKAGVLTPPDLGPHPPPPAPRERHSSGILPTFQTNLTFTVPISPGRRKTELLPHPGTLGASGAGGGGAAPDFPKSDSLDSGVDSVSHTPTPSTPAGFRAVSPAVPFSRSRQPSPLLLLPPPAGLTSDPGPSVRRVPAVQRDSPVIVRNPDVPLPSKFPGEVGTAGEARAGGPGRSCRETPVPPGVASGKPGLPPPLPAPVPITVPPAAPTAVAQPMPTLGLASSPFQPVAFHPSPAALLPVLVPSSYPSHPAPKKEVIMGRPGTVWTNVEPRSVAVFPWHSLVPFLAPSQPDPSVQPSEAQQPASHPVASNQSKEPAESAAVAHEQPPGGTGGADPGRPPGAVCPESPGPGPPLTLGGVDPGKSLPPTTEEEAPGPPGEPRLDSETESDHDDAFLSIMSPEIQLPLPPGKRRTQSLSALPKERDSSSEKDGRSPNKREKDHIRRPMNAFMIFSKRHRALVHQRHPNQDNRTVSKILGEWWYALGPKEKQKYHDLAFQVKEAHFKAHPDWKWCNKDRKKSSSEAKPASLGLAGGHKETRERSMSETGTAAAPGVSSELLSVAAQTLLSSDTKAPGSGPCGAERLHTVGGPGSARPRAFSHSGVHSLDGGEVDSQALQELTQMVSGPTSYSGPKPSPQYGAPGSFAAPGEGGTLATSGRPPLLPSRASRSQRAASEDMTSDEERMVICEEEGDDDVIADDSFGTTDIDLKCKERVTDSESGDSSGEDPEGNKGFGRKVFSPVIRSSFTHCRPTLDPEPPGPPDPPAAFSKGYGPTPSSSSSPASTSVSVSTSFSLGSGTFKTQESGQGSTAVPLRPPPPGAGGPATPSKATRFPPTDSATFRRKRPESVGSLEAPGPSVIAAPPSGGGNILPTLVLPPSKEDREGTRVPSAPAPSLAYGAPAAPLCRPAATMVTNVVRPVSSTPVPIASKPFPTSGRAEVSSNDTVGARTEMGTGSRVPGGSPMGVSLVYSDKKSAAATSPAPHLVAGPLLGTVGKAPATVTNLLVGTPGYGAPASPAVQFIAQGAPGSATPAGSGASTGSGPNGPVPLGILQPSALGKAGGITQVQYILPTLPQQLQVAPAPAPAPGTKAAAPSGPAPTTSIRFTLPPGTSTNGKVLAATAPTAGIPILQSVPSAPPPKAQSVSPVQATPSGGSAQLLPGKVLVPLAAPSMSVRGGGAGQPLPLVSSPFSVPVQNGAQQPSKIIQLTPVPVSTPSGLVPPLSPATMPGPTSQPQKVLLPSSTRITYVQSAGGHTLPLGTSSACSQTGAVTSYGPASSVALGFTSLGPSGPAFVQPLLSGQAPLLAPGQVGVSPVPSPQLPPACTAPGGPVITAFYPGSPAPTSAPLGPPSQAPPSLVYTVATSTTPPAATILPKGPPASATATPAPTSPFSSATAGSMTYSLVAPKAQRPSPKAPQKVKAAIASIPVGSFESGTTGRPGPTPRQSSDSGVAREPAVPESELEGQPTPPVPPPPTETWPPTARSSPPPPLPAEERPGTKGPETASKFPSSSSDWRVPGLGLESRGEPPTPPSPAPATGPSGSSSGSSEGSSGRGAGDTPERKEVTSSGKKMKVRPPPLKKTFDSVDNRVLSEVDFEERFAELPEFRPEEVLPSPTLQSLATSPRAILGSYRKKRKNSTDLDSAPEDPTSPKRKMRRRSSCSSEPNTPKSAKCEGDIFTFDRTGTETEDVLGELEYEKVPYSSLRRTLDQRRALVMQLFQDHGFFPSAQATAAFQARYADIFPSKVCLQLKIREVRQKIMQAATPTEQPPGAEAPLPGPPPTGMAATPVPTPSPAGGPDPTSPGSDSGTAQVAPPLPPPPEPGPGQPGWEGAPQPSPPPSGPSTAATGR; encoded by the exons ATGAAGCCCATGAAGAAGGCGTGCCCTGGCCTTGCAGGTTCCGCCAGTGGCAGCAAGTCCCCACCAGCTACCAGGGCCAAGGCTTTGAGGCGGcgaggggctggggagggtgaCAAGccggaggaggaagaggaggaggaggcacagCCACAGGAGCAGGCAGGGCCAGAAGAGGCTgaagagggtgaggaagaggaggctgagcGGGACCCTGGAGCTGAAGGACCACATCCAGAGCTGCAGCCCAATGATCCTACCCCAGGCTTAGCTGAGGACTCtaagggggatggggaggcaggcCGCTGGGAGCCCTCACTCAGTCGCAAGACAGCCACATTCAAGTCTCGAGCCCCCAAGAAGAAGTATGTGGAGGAGCACGGCACTGGCAACGTTGGTGTGGTCGGAGCCCCTGAAGAGCGGGAGCGGACGCCTGAGGACGCCAGTGCCCTAGGTGTGCCTCCTCGGCCACCCACCTCCACTCGGTCCTCCTCTACTGACACGGCCAGTGAGCACTCAGCCGACCTGGAGGACGAGCCCCCTGAGGCTTGTGCTCCAGGCCCCTGGCCCTCTACAGGCACCAGTGAAGGCTATGACCTGCGGCAGCTGAGGTCTCAGCGGGTGCTGGCTCGGCGGGGTGATGGTCTCTTCCTGCCTGCTGTCGTGCGCCAGGTGCGCCGGAGCCAGGACTTGGGTGTGCAGTTCCCTGGGGACCGTGCCTTGACTTTCTATGAAGGAGTACCCGGTGGTGGTGTGGACGTCGTTTTGGATGTCACGCCACCTCCAGGTGCACTGATGGTTGGCACGGCTGTCTGCACTTGTGTGGAGCCTGGTGTGGCTGCCTACCGAGAGGGTGTAGTGGTGGAGGTGGCCACTAAACCAGCTGCCTATAAGGTCCGCCTAAGCCCTGGCCCCAGCTCCCTCGCAGGCCCACCAGGCACTCTGCCACAAGCCCAACAGCCACTACACCACCGTGAGCCCGAGGAGGCTGTCTGGGTAACTCGCTCTAGCCTGCGCCTGCTTCGGCCTCCCtgggaacccagggccttgctgaGGAAGCACCCTGCAGGCCCAGAGGAGGAGCAGGCTGAGCCTGGGCCCACTTTGCCTCCTTGTCCTTCTTCCGTGGAGCCGAAGCAACCTGAGGATGCTGAGGTCTCCAACATCAGCTTCGGTAGCAACCTGGGGACTCACTGcgaggggggagaagagaagcACCCACCATCCCTGGGCACCCCAGTCCTGCTCCCACTGCCTCCACCCCAGCTCCTGTCACCACCCCCGAAGTCCCCAGCCTTTGGTGGCCCTGGCCGCCCTAGTGAGCAGCCTTCACCATGCCAGGAAGGGAGCCAGGGTGGCAGCCGCAGTAGCAGTGTGGCCTCGCTGGAGAAGGGAGCTGCACCAGCAGCCCGTGCTCGCACGCCATTGACAGCTGCCCAACAGAAGTACAAGAAGGGCGACGTGGTCTGCACACCCAATGGCATTCGAAAGAAGTTTAATGGCAAGCAGTGGCGCCGGCTGTGCTCTCGGGATGGCTGCATGAAGGAGTCCCAGCGGCGCGGGTACTGCTCGCGCCACCTGTCCATGAGAACCAAAGAGATGGAGGGCCTGGCAGACAGTGGGCCAGGTGGGACCGGGCGGCCTGCGGGTGTGGCAGCCCGTGAAGGAAGCACTGAGTTTGACTGGGGCGATGAGACTTCGAGGGACAGTGAAGCCAGCAGTGTGGCAGCCCGGGGAGACTCCCGCCCACGCCTAGTGGCGCCTGCCGACCTGTCACGCTTCGAGTTTGATGAGTGTGAGGCGGCTGTGATGTTGGTGTCACTGGGCAGCTCCCGCTCAGGCACGCCCTCTTTCTCTCCGGTCTCCACACAGTcacccttctccccagccccctctccctcaccctcgcCGCTCTTCGGCTTCCGCCCTGCCAACTTCAGCCCCATCAATGCCTCACCTGTCATCCAACGCACTGCTGTTCGCAGCCGCCACCTGAGCGCCAGCACCCCTAAGGCAGGCGTGCTGACACCACCAGACCTGGGCCCCCATCCACCGCCACCTGCCCCTCGTGAGCGCCATTCCTCTGGCATCCTACCCACCTTCCAGACCAACCTAACCTTTACTGTGCCCATTAGCCCTGGGCGGAGGAAGACAGAACTGCTGCCCCATCCAGGGACATTGGGGGCCTCCggagcaggaggtgggggagCCGCCCCAGACTTCCCCAAGAGTGACAGCTTAGACTCTGGAGTGGACTCCGTGTCCCATACACCTACCCCCTCCACACCGGCTGGCTTCCGAGCTGTGTCACCCGCTGTGCCCTTCTCTCGCTCCCGCCAGCCTTCACCATTGCTGCTGTTGCCCCCACCTGCTGGACTCACCTCAGATCCAGGGCCCTCTGTGCGAAGGGTACCCGCTGTGCAGCGGGACTCACCTGTCATTGTCCGCAACCCCGATGTGCCACTACCTTCCAAATTCCCTGGAGAGGTGGGCACTGCCGGTGAGGCACGGGCCGGGGGACCTGGACGGAGTTGCCGTGAGACCCCAGTGCCCCCTGGGGTGGCCAGCGGGAAACCtggcctgcctccacctctgcctgccCCTGTGCCCATCACTGTGCCTCCAGCCGCACCGACTGCTGTGGCCCAGCCGATGCCCACCTTGGGCCTGGCTTCTTCACCCTTCCAGCCCGTGGCCTTTCACCCTTCACCTGCTGCCCTGTTGCCAGTTCTAGTGCCGAGCAGTTATCCCAGCCACCCTGCCCCCAAGAAGGAAGTCATCATGGGCAGGCCCGGAACAG TGTGGACAAATGTGGAACCTCGTTCTGTGGCTGTGTTCCCCTGGCACTCCTTAGTCCCCTTCCTGGCACCCAGCCAGCCCGACCCCTCTGTGCAGCCTAGTGAGGCCCAGCAACCTGCCAGCCACCCTGTGGCCTCCAACCAGAGCAAAG AACCTGCTGAGTCTGCTGCTGTTGCTCATGAGCAGCCACCAGGAGGGACGGGGGGTGCTGACCCTGGACGGCCCCCTGGAGCAGTTTGCCCTGAGAGCCCAGGGCCTGGACCTCCACTTACTTTGGGTGGTGTGGATCCTGGTAAAAGTCTCCCTCCCACCACTGAGGAGGAGGCTCCTGGCCCTCCAGGAGAGCCCCGGCTGGACAGTGAGACCGAGAGTGATCACGATGATGC CTTCCTCTCCATCATGTCTCCTGAGAttcagctgcctctgccacctggaAAGCGCCGCACCCAGTCTCTGAGTGCCTTGCCCAAGGAACGAGACTCCTCTTCTGAAAAGGATGGACGAAGTCCTAACAAG CGGGAGAAGGACCATATCCGTCGGCCCATGAATGCCTTCATGATCTTCAGCAAGCGGCACCGGGCCTTGGTCCACCAGCGGCACCCCAACCAGGACAACCGGACTGTCAGCAAGATCCTGGGAGAGTGGTGGTATGCCCTGGGGCCCAAGGAGAAGCAGAAATACCACGATCTGGCCTTCCAG GTGAAAGAGGCCCACTTCAAGGCCCACCCAGATTGGAAATGGTGCAACAAGGACCGAAAGAAGTCCAGCTCAGAGGCCAAGCCTGCGAGCCTGGGTCTGGCAGGAGGGCACAAGGAGACGCGGGAACGGAGCATGTCGGAGACGGGAACTGCTGCTGCCCCTGGGG TGTCTTCTGAGCTCCTGTCCGTTGCCGCCCAGACACTCTTGAGCTCGGACACCAAGGCTCCAGGGAGTGGCCCCTGTGGAGCAGAACGACTACATACAGTTGGGGGACCTGGCTCAGCTCGACCCAGAGCCTTCTCCCACAGTGGGGTGCACAGTCTTGATGGTGGGGAAGTAGACAGCCAAGCACTACAAGAACTGACCCAG ATGGTTTCTGGCCCCACATCATACTCCGGCCCAAAGCCTTCCCCCCAGTATGGTGCTCCAGGATCTTTTGCAGCTCCTGGGGAAGGAGGTACCTTGGCCACTAGTGGGCGGCCTCCACTGTTGCCCTCCCGAGCCTCTCGTTCCCAGCGTGCGGCCAGTGAGGACATGACCAGTGATGAGGAGCGGATGGTCATCTGTGAGGAAGAAGGGGATGATGATGTCATCG CTGATGACAGCTTTGGCACCACCGACATTGATCTCAAGTGCAAGGAACGGGTGACTGACAGTGAGAGTGGAGACAGCTCTGGGGAGGACCCAGAGGGTAACAAG GGCTTTGGCCGTAAGGTGTTCTCACCTGTCATCCGCTCCTCCTTTACCCATTGCCGTCCAACCCTGGACCCTGAGCCTCCAGGGCCCCCGGATCCACCTGCAGCCTTCAGCAAAGGCTACGGTCCCACCCCATCATCCTCCTCTTCACCTGCTTCCACCTCAGTCTCAGTCTCCACCTCCTTTTCACTGGGCTCTGGAACCTTTAAGACCCAGGAGTCTGGTCAGGGCAGCACAGCGGTGCCACTACGGCCCCCGCCCCCTGGAGCCGGGGGCCCAGCAACACCTTCCAAGGCCACTCGGTTTCCTCCTACGGATTCTGCCACCTTTCGGCGCAAGAGACCTGAAAGTGTTGGTAGCCTTGAAGCACCGGGCCCCTCAGTCATTGCAGCGCCTCCCAGTGGGGGAGGAAACATTCTGCCAACACTGGTTCTGCCTCCGAGCAAGGAGGATCGGGAGGGTACACGAGTGCCCTCGGCCCCAGCCCCATCACTGGCTTATGGGGCTCCAGCAGCCCCTCTGTGCCGCCCTGCTGCCACCATGGTCACCAACGTGGTACGGCCTGTCAGCAGCACTCCTGTGCCCATTGCCTCTAAGCCCTTTCCCACCTCTGGTCGGGCTGAGGTATCTTCAAATGACACAGTAGGTGCCAGGACTGAAATGGGCACGGGATCCCGGGTGCCTGGGGGCTCCCCAATGGGTGTCAGTTTAGTGTATTCAGATAAGAAGTCAGCAGCAGCCACCTCACCAGCTCCACATTTGGTAGCTGGACCTTTATTGGGCACTGTGGGGAAGGCACCTGCTACTGTCACCAACTTGCTGGTAGGCACCCCAGGCTATGGGGCTCCTGCATCGCCTGCTGTTCAGTTTATTGCCCAGGGAGCCCCAGGCAGTGCAACCCCTGCAGGCTCAGGAGCAAGTACTGGGAGTGGCCCCAATGGGCCAGTACCCCTGGGCATCCTGCAGCCAAGTGCCCTAGGCAAGGCTGGGGGAATCACACAGGTGCAGTACATCCTGCCCACACTGCCCCAGCAGCTTCAAGTGGCACCTGCCCCAGCACCAGCCCCTGGGACCAAGGCAGCAGCTCCCAGTGGCCCTGCACCCACCACCAGCATCCGTTTCACCCTCCCTCCGGGCACCTCGACCAACGGCAAGGTCCTGGCTGCCACTGCACCCACTGCTGGCATCCCTATCCTGCAGTCCgtaccctcagccccaccccctaaAG CCCAGTCAGTTTCTCCTGTCCAGGCCACACCTTCAGGTGGCTCAGCCCAGCTGCTGCCTGGGAAGGTGCTAGTCCCCCTGGCTGCCCCTAGCATGTCAGTTCGAGGTGGAGGGGCTGGTCAGCCACTGCCCCTGGTTAGCTCGCCTTTCTCAGTACCTGTCCAAAATGGTGCCCAACAACCTAGCAAG ATTATCCAGCTGACTCCTGTGCCTGTGAGCACACCTAGTGGCCTGGTACCACCCCTGAGCCCAGCCACAATGCCGGGACCCACATCACAGCCTCAGAAGGTCCTGTTGCCCTCTTCCACAAG AATCACCTATGTACAGTCAGCAGGCGGGCACACTCTGCCTCTAGGTACCAGCTCTGCATGCAGTCAGACTGGAGCAGTAACCTCATACGGGCCCGCCAGCTCTGTAGCTCTGGGCTTTACGTCGTTGGGGCCCAGTGGTCCTGCCTTTGTACAGCCTCTGCTCTCAG GCCAAGCTCCTTTGCTGGCTCCTGGCCAGGTGGGCGTGTCACCTGTGCCTAGCCCCCAGTTGCCTCCTGCCTGTACAGCCCCTGGAGGTCCTGTCATAACAGCATTTTACCCTGGCAGCCCTGCACCCACTTCAGCACCCCTGGGCCCACCTTCCCAAGCTCCaccaagcctggtctacactgtagCCACCAGTACCACCCCACCTGCTGCTACCATTCTGCCCAAGGGCCCACCAGCCTCTGCCACTGCCACTCCAGCCCCTACTAGTCCTTTCTCTAGTGCCACAG CAGGCTCCATGACCTACAGCTTAGTGGCTCCCAAAGCTCAGCGACCCAGCCCAAAAGCTCCCCAGAAAGTAAAGGCAGCCATTGCCAGCATTCCTGTGGGGTCTTTTGAATCGGGCACTACTGGGCGGCCTGGACCTACACCCCGACAGTCTTCAGACTCTGGCGTAGCCCGAGAGCCAGCTGTCCCAGAATCAGAACTTGAGGGGCAGCCCACACccccagtccccccaccccccacagagaCCTGGCCTCCCACTGCCCGGAgcagtcccccaccccccttgcCTGCTGAGGAGCGACCTGGCACTAAAGGCCCTGAGACT GCCAGCAAATTCCCCAGCTCATCTTCAGACTGGCGAGTTCCTGGGCTGGGCCTGGAGAGTCGTGGGGAGCCTCCTACTCCTCCCAGCCCAGCTCCAGCCACAGGCCCCAGTGgaagcagcagtggcagcagcgaGGGCAGTAGtgggaggggagctggggacaCACCCGAGCGCAAGGAAGTGACTAGTTCTGGCAAGAAGATGAAGGTGCGGCCCCCGCCCCTGAAGAAGACCTTTGACTCTGTGGACAA CAGGGTCCTGTCAGAAGTGGACTTTGAAGAGCGGTTTGCTGAGCTGCCGGAGTTTAGACCAGAGGAGGTGCTGCCCTCACCCACCCTACAGTCTCTGGCCACCTCGCCTCGGGCTATCCTTGGCTCCTACcgcaagaagaggaagaattcCACGG ACCTAGACTCAGCGCCTGAAGACCCCACCTCACCCAAGCGCAAGATGAGGAGACGGTCGAGCTGCAGCTCCGAGCCCAACACCCCCAAGAGTGCCAAGTGCGAGGGGGACATCTTCACCTTTGATCGCACAG GTACTGAAACAGAGGATGTGCTTGGGGAGCTGGAGTATGAGAAGGTGCCCTACTCATCACTGCGGCGCACCCTGGACCAACGGCGGGCCCTGGTCATGCAGCTCTTCCAGGACCATGGCTTCTTCCCATCAG CCCAGGCCACAGCAGCCTTCCAGGCCCGCTATGCAGACATCTTCCCATCCAAGGTGTGTCTGCAATTAAAGATCCGAGAGGTCCGCCAGAAGATCATGCAGGCAGCCACTCCCACAGAGCAGCCCCCTGGGGCTGAAGCCCCCCTGCCTGGACCACCCCCTACTGGCATGGCTGCtactcctgtccccacccccagccctgctggGGGCCCTGACCCCACCTCTCCAGGCTCGGACTCTGGCACTGCCCAAGTTGCCCCACCACTGCCTCCACCCCCAGAGCCTGGGCCTGGACAGCCTGGCTGGGAGGGGGCTCCCCAACCCTCACCACCTCCCTCTGGCCCTTCCACAGCTGCCACAGGCAGGTGA